A window of the Pungitius pungitius chromosome 3, fPunPun2.1, whole genome shotgun sequence genome harbors these coding sequences:
- the LOC119221529 gene encoding diablo IAP-binding mitochondrial protein-like isoform X1, translating to MQAVGQCSVCASRAAGGLLRNQTDLSLLRTNKNGLRRGAACIRFISSMKPGVQKLGERVDSEHLSVAPLRAGRGLHATPFAQQLENLSHDSLIRRAASVVTDSSSTFLSQTSLALINALADYSKAVHMRIAVQRRYLAALGKLTPAEKDSFLEVINSQRAKASDRLHECKRIELTWINAVNLCKMAAEAAHSSGAEQASITVGTNIQVAQSQVGEARKLSADAEKKLAETKVEEIQRMAEYTAFIENGEEHEVHEAYLRED from the exons ATGCAAGCTGTTGGTCAGTGTTCAGTGTGTGCCAGTCGTGCTGCCGGAGGACTACTGCGAAATCAGACAGACCTGTCACTGCTGCGAACCAACAAGAACGGTCTGAGGAGAGGAGCGGCCTGTATCCGTTTCATAAG CAGCATGAAGCCCGGAGTTCAGAAGTTGGGGGAACGAGTAGATTCTGAGCACCTGAGCGTAGCGCCTCTGAGAGCTGGCCGGGGGCTTCATGCTACCCCTTTTGCACAG CAACTGGAAAACCTCTCTCACGACTCCCTGATCAGAAGAGCTGCCTCAGTAGTGACAGACAGTTCAAGTACTTTCCTCTCCCAGACCTCCCTGGCTCTAATAAATGCCCTGGCAGACTACTCAAAG GCTGTGCACATGCGCATTGCTGTCCAAAGACGGTATTTAGCCGCACTTGGAAAACTGACCCCAGCAGAGAAAGATTCGTTCTTGGAGGTGATCAATAGTCAGCGTGCAAAG GCTAGTGACAGACTACATGAATGCAAACGCATTGAGTTAACCTGGATCAATGCTGTCAACTTGTGTAAAATGGCAGCCGAGGCAGCACACTCCTCGG GTGCCGAGCAGGCGTCCATCACAGTGGGGACAAACATCCAGGTGGCCCAGTCCCAGGTGGGGGAAGCTCGGAAACTGTCAGCGGATGCAGAGAAGAAGTTGGCGGAGACTAAAGTGGAAGAGATCCAACGGATGGCAGAATACACTGCCTTCATAGAGAATGGCGAGGAGCATGAGGTGCATGAGGCGTATCTACGAGAGGACTAA
- the LOC119221529 gene encoding diablo IAP-binding mitochondrial protein-like isoform X2: protein MQAVGQCSVCASRAAGGLLRNQTDLSLLRTNKNGLRRGAACIRFISMKPGVQKLGERVDSEHLSVAPLRAGRGLHATPFAQQLENLSHDSLIRRAASVVTDSSSTFLSQTSLALINALADYSKAVHMRIAVQRRYLAALGKLTPAEKDSFLEVINSQRAKASDRLHECKRIELTWINAVNLCKMAAEAAHSSGAEQASITVGTNIQVAQSQVGEARKLSADAEKKLAETKVEEIQRMAEYTAFIENGEEHEVHEAYLRED from the exons ATGCAAGCTGTTGGTCAGTGTTCAGTGTGTGCCAGTCGTGCTGCCGGAGGACTACTGCGAAATCAGACAGACCTGTCACTGCTGCGAACCAACAAGAACGGTCTGAGGAGAGGAGCGGCCTGTATCCGTTTCATAAG CATGAAGCCCGGAGTTCAGAAGTTGGGGGAACGAGTAGATTCTGAGCACCTGAGCGTAGCGCCTCTGAGAGCTGGCCGGGGGCTTCATGCTACCCCTTTTGCACAG CAACTGGAAAACCTCTCTCACGACTCCCTGATCAGAAGAGCTGCCTCAGTAGTGACAGACAGTTCAAGTACTTTCCTCTCCCAGACCTCCCTGGCTCTAATAAATGCCCTGGCAGACTACTCAAAG GCTGTGCACATGCGCATTGCTGTCCAAAGACGGTATTTAGCCGCACTTGGAAAACTGACCCCAGCAGAGAAAGATTCGTTCTTGGAGGTGATCAATAGTCAGCGTGCAAAG GCTAGTGACAGACTACATGAATGCAAACGCATTGAGTTAACCTGGATCAATGCTGTCAACTTGTGTAAAATGGCAGCCGAGGCAGCACACTCCTCGG GTGCCGAGCAGGCGTCCATCACAGTGGGGACAAACATCCAGGTGGCCCAGTCCCAGGTGGGGGAAGCTCGGAAACTGTCAGCGGATGCAGAGAAGAAGTTGGCGGAGACTAAAGTGGAAGAGATCCAACGGATGGCAGAATACACTGCCTTCATAGAGAATGGCGAGGAGCATGAGGTGCATGAGGCGTATCTACGAGAGGACTAA
- the LOC119214862 gene encoding odorant receptor 131-2-like — MAANNSVVGVESPKYVINYRLVVVQVLVSFFLFINFLLIRTFFVKDFYTTTRYILFATTLLSDSIFLIISDILLIFTFIKITMQVWLCVIIYIFLSLFTFVTPVTLTAMTLERYVAICMPLRHGELCSTRRAVHCVLIIYGLSSIPWVVFLSILFASMSHNFYYQDRVCIPEMFFFYQWQGHVRSAISQFYFLIMFIAIVFCYLTIMKVAKAASAEDKKSTWKGLRTVILHAFQLSLCLFQLWCPFIENAVLQISSILFINVRYFNYITFILAPRCISPLVYGIRDEMFFQALKYYALCGLYKKPSSNVS, encoded by the coding sequence ATGGCGGCCAATAACTCAGTGGTTGGTGTTGAATCTCCGAAGTACGTGATTAACTATCGGTTAGTCGTAGTTCAGGTTTTGGTGtcattctttcttttcatcaacTTTTTGCTCATAAGaactttttttgtaaaagacTTCTACACAACCACGCGGTACATCTTGTTTGCTACAACTCTGCTGTCTGACTCAATATTTTTAATCATAAGTGACATCCTTcttattttcacattcattaaGATTACCATGCAAGTGTGGCTGTGTGTTATCATATAcatttttctgtctctgtttaCCTTTGTGACACCGGTTACTTTGACAGCAATGACGCTGGAGCGCTATGTGGCCATTTGCATGCCCCTGAGGCACGGAGAGCTGTGCTCAACACGCAGAGCTGTGCACTGTGTCCTCATCATTTACGGCCTCAGCTCTATACCCtgggttgtttttctctccatcttgtTTGCATCAATGTCCCACAACTTCTATTACCAGGACAGAGTATGTATTCCGGAAATGTTCTTCTTTTACCAATGGCAGGGTCATGTTCGGTCCGCTATAAGTCAGTTTTACTTCTTGATAATGTTCATTGCTATTGTATTCTGTTATCTTACAATAATGAAAGTAGCCAAAGCTGCATCAGCAGAGGATAAAAAGTCAACATGGAAAGGTCTCAGAACAGTCATTCTTCATGCTTTTCAGCTGTCGCTCTGTCTCTTCCAGCTGTGGTGTCCGTTCATAGAGAATGCTGTACTTCAAATTAGTTCAATATTATTCATTAATGTCAGGTATTTTAATTACATTACTTTTATTCTTGCTCCAAGATGTATAAGTCCTCTTGTTTATGGCATCAgggatgaaatgttttttcaagCACTAAAATACTATGCTCTCTGTGGCTTGTATAAGAAACCGTCATCAAACGTATCTTGa